The Archangium lipolyticum genome contains a region encoding:
- the hemC gene encoding hydroxymethylbilane synthase: MKAVRIATRQSPLALWQARHVAGLLTQQHPGLEVSLVEMTTAGDRFLSAPLSTVGGKGLFVKEIEQSLLDGRADLAVHSLKDMTSVLPAGLLLAAVPRREDPRDAFCSPGGLMLESLPMGARVGTSSLRRSCILRSRRPDLEIVSLRGNVQTRLARMREMDLHGAVLAYAGLKRLGLETEISEVLPTTLSLPAVGQGVLAIQCRTEDAEVRRLLAPLEDATTRVAVTAERALMARLEGGCTVPLAGHATVDGGIVHLRGLVGRPDGSKVVEGARSGPVEAAHAVGEALAEELLSRGAAEILRDFGRARPVPES; encoded by the coding sequence ATGAAGGCAGTACGCATCGCCACGCGGCAGAGCCCGCTCGCGCTCTGGCAGGCCCGGCACGTGGCGGGGTTGCTCACCCAGCAGCACCCGGGGCTCGAGGTCTCCCTGGTGGAGATGACCACCGCCGGGGACCGCTTCCTCTCCGCGCCCCTGTCCACCGTGGGCGGCAAGGGGCTGTTCGTGAAGGAGATCGAGCAGTCGCTGCTCGATGGCCGCGCGGACCTGGCCGTGCACAGCCTCAAGGACATGACGTCCGTGCTGCCCGCGGGCCTGCTGCTCGCGGCGGTGCCCAGGCGCGAGGATCCGCGCGACGCCTTCTGCAGCCCGGGTGGGCTCATGCTGGAGTCGTTGCCCATGGGCGCGAGGGTGGGGACGTCCTCGCTGCGGCGCAGCTGCATCCTGCGATCGCGGCGGCCGGACCTGGAGATCGTCAGCCTGCGCGGCAACGTGCAGACGCGGCTGGCGCGCATGCGCGAGATGGATCTGCACGGCGCGGTGCTCGCCTACGCGGGCCTCAAGCGCCTGGGGCTGGAGACGGAGATCTCCGAGGTGCTGCCCACCACCCTGAGCCTGCCGGCGGTGGGGCAGGGGGTGCTCGCCATCCAGTGCCGCACCGAGGACGCCGAGGTGCGCCGCCTGCTGGCGCCGCTGGAGGACGCCACCACGCGCGTGGCCGTGACGGCCGAGCGCGCCCTCATGGCCCGGTTGGAGGGCGGCTGCACCGTCCCTCTGGCCGGACACGCCACCGTGGACGGGGGCATCGTCCACCTGCGCGGACTGGTGGGGCGGCCTGACGGCTCGAAGGTGGTGGAGGGCGCCCGCAGCGGCCCGGTGGAGGCGGCGCACGCCGTGGGAGAGGCGCTCGCCGAGGAGCTGCTGTCGCGGGGCGCGGCGGAGATCCTCCGCGATTTTGGCCGCGCCAGGCCCGTGCCGGAGTCCTGA
- a CDS encoding PilZ domain-containing protein yields MDRKGSRKKAPTQEADTQRPEAAPPTAPPKEAAPVAAESPRPPAPRPEPARRVEPPPAPAPRVDPFRRPPAPAPLATRPALPPRPPGSKSFYSPIIEVGTQEEVEHRHFPRARLATSFELWIDEEGARRFTATLRSANVSVGGAFLESTFFLPLDTELRVRFSLEEGAAPVEARARIVREQRPRREDEPSGFGIRFEEFYGQTEVSLARLFLDMRLRTFAEEYLRSNRARGLPNELERVVDALAAWELLKANNPTDTWRGE; encoded by the coding sequence ATGGACAGGAAGGGCTCCCGGAAGAAGGCTCCCACCCAGGAAGCGGACACCCAGCGCCCGGAGGCGGCTCCTCCCACGGCCCCTCCCAAGGAGGCGGCCCCGGTGGCAGCGGAGAGTCCTCGTCCACCGGCCCCGAGGCCCGAGCCGGCCCGGCGGGTGGAGCCTCCCCCGGCGCCCGCTCCCCGGGTGGATCCGTTCCGCCGCCCACCAGCCCCCGCGCCCCTGGCCACGCGGCCGGCTCTTCCCCCCCGTCCCCCGGGCTCCAAGAGCTTCTACTCCCCCATCATCGAGGTGGGCACCCAGGAGGAGGTGGAGCACCGGCACTTCCCCCGCGCGCGGCTCGCCACGAGCTTCGAGCTGTGGATCGACGAGGAGGGCGCCCGGCGCTTCACCGCCACGTTGCGCTCGGCCAACGTGAGCGTGGGTGGGGCCTTCCTGGAGAGCACCTTCTTCCTGCCCCTGGACACCGAGCTACGGGTGCGCTTCTCGCTGGAGGAGGGCGCGGCCCCCGTGGAGGCCCGTGCCCGCATCGTGCGCGAGCAGCGGCCCCGCCGGGAGGACGAGCCGTCCGGCTTCGGCATCCGCTTCGAGGAGTTCTACGGACAGACGGAGGTGTCGCTGGCGCGGCTCTTCCTCGACATGAGGCTGCGCACCTTCGCCGAGGAGTACCTGCGCTCCAATCGCGCCCGGGGCCTGCCCAATGAGTTGGAGCGGGTGGTGGACGCGCTCGCCGCGTGGGAGCTGCTCAAGGCCAACAACCCCACCGATACGTGGCGGGGCGAGTGA
- a CDS encoding uroporphyrinogen-III synthase, translating into MQKRLEGIRVLVTRPRERSEELCFLLEDEGAEVLHVPLLELLPPEDPRPLMAAAESIQRYKWVVFASASAVEALMEAVREAGTTALLSRVRFAVVGPRTARAVEGYGLTVSVESPEGTGAALYEVMRPGLDPEDEVLLPAAEEGRREIEDALREHGARVTRVTAYRSRAAPLPPEAHELLESSPPHVALFASPRTAEAFLEAVGRERIGAARLVAIGPTTAAALTQLGLPVAAVAERPTPEALVDATIRAIRE; encoded by the coding sequence GTGCAAAAGCGACTCGAAGGCATCCGCGTCCTGGTGACGCGCCCCCGTGAACGCTCGGAGGAGCTGTGCTTCCTCCTCGAGGACGAGGGCGCGGAAGTGCTGCATGTCCCGTTGTTGGAGCTGCTGCCCCCGGAGGATCCGCGCCCGCTGATGGCGGCCGCGGAGTCCATCCAGCGCTACAAGTGGGTGGTGTTCGCCAGCGCCTCGGCGGTGGAGGCGCTGATGGAGGCGGTGCGCGAGGCCGGCACGACGGCGCTGCTGTCGCGGGTGCGCTTCGCCGTGGTGGGTCCGCGGACCGCGCGCGCCGTGGAGGGCTACGGGCTGACGGTGTCCGTCGAGTCTCCCGAGGGCACGGGCGCGGCGCTCTACGAGGTCATGCGTCCCGGGCTGGATCCGGAGGACGAGGTGCTGCTACCGGCCGCGGAGGAGGGGCGGCGGGAGATAGAGGACGCGCTGCGCGAGCACGGCGCGAGGGTGACGCGGGTGACGGCGTACCGCTCGAGGGCCGCGCCGCTGCCGCCCGAGGCCCATGAGCTGCTCGAGTCCTCGCCCCCGCACGTGGCCCTGTTCGCCTCGCCGCGCACCGCGGAGGCGTTCCTGGAGGCGGTGGGGCGCGAGCGGATCGGCGCGGCCCGGCTGGTGGCCATCGGCCCCACCACCGCGGCGGCGCTGACGCAGCTGGGGCTCCCGGTGGCCGCCGTGGCCGAGCGTCCCACCCCCGAGGCCCTGGTCGACGCCACCATCCGGGCGATTCGCGAGTAG
- the mgtE gene encoding magnesium transporter, protein MLGNLLKPEFEALIAAKDWNALRDAFSGMDPTDVAEVLEDLPADESGILFRLLPRDTAALVFEYLPLHQQTELLETLGTGQLKNLLDEMAPDDRTRLLEELPAEVTKRLLTTLSPEQLKVARNLLGYPEKSAGRYMTPEYLTLPGNLTAGEALAYVRAHGQGRETLHVLYIVDEKGRLLDDVRLASLVLADPGTRVTDIHDRQLVSIPATADREEFISMFEKYDRVALPVTDSQGVLVGIITVDDVLDAAEEEATEDIQRIGGMEALEAPYLDIGITGMLRKRVGWLTVLFVGQMFTATAMAHYQDAIAQAVFLSAFVPLIISSGGNSGSQATSLIIRALAVRDVHLSDWWRVAAREVVSGVALGIFLGLLGLLRILLWPQHEVIYGPHFVWVGVAVGLSVVGVVTFGTLCGSMLPFLLRRFGLDPATASAPFVSTLVDVTGVVIYFTVVTLMLTGRGL, encoded by the coding sequence ATGCTGGGAAACCTCCTGAAGCCGGAGTTCGAAGCGCTCATCGCAGCCAAGGACTGGAACGCGCTGCGCGATGCCTTCTCGGGCATGGATCCGACAGACGTGGCCGAGGTCCTCGAGGACCTGCCCGCGGATGAGAGCGGCATCCTGTTCCGGCTGCTGCCGCGAGACACGGCGGCGCTCGTCTTCGAGTACCTGCCGCTGCACCAGCAGACGGAGCTCCTGGAGACGTTGGGGACCGGGCAGCTCAAGAACCTGCTGGACGAGATGGCGCCGGACGATCGCACGCGACTGCTCGAGGAGCTGCCGGCCGAGGTGACGAAGCGGCTGCTCACCACGCTGTCCCCCGAGCAGCTGAAGGTGGCCCGCAACCTGCTGGGCTACCCGGAGAAGAGCGCCGGCCGGTACATGACGCCGGAGTACCTCACGCTGCCGGGCAATCTCACGGCGGGCGAGGCCCTCGCGTACGTGCGCGCCCACGGCCAGGGCCGCGAGACGCTGCACGTGCTCTACATCGTGGACGAGAAGGGCCGGCTGCTGGACGACGTGCGGCTGGCCTCGCTGGTGCTGGCGGATCCGGGCACGCGGGTGACGGACATCCACGACCGGCAGCTGGTGAGCATCCCGGCCACGGCGGACCGCGAGGAGTTCATCAGCATGTTCGAGAAGTACGACCGGGTGGCGCTGCCGGTGACGGACTCCCAGGGCGTGCTGGTGGGCATCATCACCGTGGACGACGTGCTGGACGCGGCCGAGGAGGAGGCCACCGAGGACATCCAGCGCATCGGCGGTATGGAGGCCCTGGAGGCGCCGTACCTGGACATCGGCATCACCGGCATGCTGCGCAAGCGCGTGGGGTGGCTCACGGTGCTCTTCGTGGGGCAGATGTTCACCGCCACGGCCATGGCCCACTACCAGGACGCCATCGCCCAGGCGGTATTCCTCAGCGCCTTCGTGCCGCTCATCATCTCCTCGGGAGGCAACTCGGGCTCGCAGGCCACCTCGCTCATCATCCGCGCGCTGGCGGTGCGCGACGTGCACCTGAGCGACTGGTGGCGCGTGGCGGCGCGCGAGGTCGTCAGCGGCGTGGCGCTGGGTATCTTCCTGGGGCTGCTGGGCCTGCTGCGCATCCTGCTGTGGCCCCAGCACGAGGTCATCTACGGTCCCCACTTCGTCTGGGTGGGCGTGGCGGTGGGGCTGAGCGTGGTGGGAGTGGTGACGTTCGGCACGCTGTGCGGCTCGATGCTGCCCTTCCTGTTGCGGCGCTTCGGGTTGGATCCCGCCACCGCCTCGGCGCCCTTCGTATCCACGCTGGTGGACGTCACCGGCGTGGTCATCTACTTCACCGTGGTGACCCTCATGCTCACGGGCCGCGGGCTCTGA
- the trxA gene encoding thioredoxin, protein MAGDDVMNIGDGDFEKEVLKSDQPVLVDFWATWCAPCRAIAPAVAELATQYKGKVKVAKVNIDDNQDTPQQYGIRSIPTLLVFKGGKVVEQIVGAVPKAKLEAALQKVI, encoded by the coding sequence ATGGCAGGCGATGACGTGATGAACATCGGGGACGGGGATTTCGAGAAGGAAGTGCTGAAGTCCGACCAGCCCGTGCTGGTCGACTTCTGGGCCACGTGGTGCGCCCCGTGCCGCGCCATTGCCCCCGCCGTGGCGGAGCTCGCCACCCAGTACAAGGGGAAGGTGAAGGTCGCCAAGGTCAACATCGACGACAACCAGGACACGCCGCAGCAGTACGGCATCCGCTCCATCCCCACCCTGCTCGTCTTCAAGGGCGGCAAGGTGGTGGAGCAGATCGTCGGCGCCGTGCCCAAGGCCAAGCTCGAGGCCGCGCTGCAGAAGGTCATCTGA
- a CDS encoding Dickkopf N-terminal cysteine-rich domain-containing protein — translation MRHGLLRGVVLLGVLVWSQVALAQAYNYSNFRMLNTKDNPFEYYVDSRYAQPAGIQLSLVETAVKNAFQTWDNATCATTAFRYAGLSQPTVAEPRNLNDRYSVAAVWITDKNDPLYRDLLGTRPFITVPLDYGGYLYQCDILINGTGDIKWSTTTPTQAGFYDLQTYLLQAVGFCQGLGLSYEVTNAVMSNELPVGGNRRALSQYDLDLLCKRYPTTPNYVSAPCSAAGTCTGFTCVTPQNTGGQVAYNFCTKGCTNTTPGECPEPFVCKSSTAVPGFRYACLPADKDYATQVGNACTQNQNCGSAYGYCQQPVVLPSTGTAWYGGYCSENCGSGVGACPTGSVCTQVNATSNMCLDQCNTLADCREGYVCASQPGGNLCIPKCYSDADCGAGSACRVCEGVCAPVRNSGVVIGEPCDDSAQCGTGQLCLKVNGHPQGFCSQTCAGTTTCSCPEGSSCQTVGPNHTTLCVRSCTAGTCASGLQCAPFPDGTSGCLPSCRTQDDCPGGSTCNAGQCVGTGSYDGGSCPLCPGPGSPDAGTGPIPSPSDSGTGPGGPAGPGCGCQGSAVNAPGFLGALALFLVAARRRRCQRL, via the coding sequence ATGAGGCACGGGCTTTTGCGCGGCGTGGTGCTGCTCGGGGTGCTGGTCTGGAGCCAGGTGGCTCTGGCCCAGGCCTACAACTATTCCAACTTCCGGATGCTCAACACGAAGGACAACCCCTTCGAGTACTACGTGGACTCGCGGTACGCGCAGCCGGCGGGCATCCAACTGTCGCTGGTGGAGACGGCCGTCAAGAACGCGTTCCAGACCTGGGACAACGCCACCTGTGCGACCACTGCCTTCAGATACGCGGGGCTGAGCCAGCCCACCGTCGCCGAGCCGCGCAACCTGAACGACCGCTACAGCGTGGCCGCCGTGTGGATCACCGACAAGAATGATCCCCTCTACCGCGACCTGCTCGGCACCCGGCCCTTCATCACCGTGCCGCTCGACTACGGCGGCTACCTGTACCAGTGCGACATCCTCATCAACGGGACGGGGGACATCAAATGGTCCACCACCACCCCCACGCAGGCGGGCTTCTACGACTTGCAGACGTACCTGCTTCAGGCGGTGGGGTTCTGCCAGGGCCTGGGCCTCTCGTACGAGGTGACGAACGCGGTGATGTCCAACGAGCTGCCGGTGGGCGGCAACCGGCGCGCGCTCAGCCAGTACGACCTCGACCTGCTGTGCAAACGCTATCCGACGACGCCGAACTACGTGTCCGCGCCGTGCTCGGCGGCCGGCACCTGTACCGGGTTCACCTGCGTGACGCCGCAGAACACGGGCGGCCAGGTGGCCTACAACTTCTGCACCAAGGGCTGCACGAACACCACCCCCGGTGAGTGCCCGGAGCCCTTCGTGTGCAAGTCGTCCACCGCGGTGCCGGGCTTCCGGTACGCGTGCCTGCCGGCGGACAAGGACTACGCCACGCAGGTGGGCAACGCCTGTACCCAGAACCAGAACTGCGGCTCCGCGTACGGCTACTGCCAGCAGCCGGTGGTGCTGCCCTCGACGGGGACGGCCTGGTACGGCGGCTACTGCTCGGAGAACTGTGGTTCCGGCGTCGGTGCCTGCCCCACGGGCTCGGTCTGCACCCAGGTGAACGCCACCTCGAACATGTGCCTCGACCAGTGCAACACCCTCGCGGACTGCCGCGAGGGCTACGTCTGCGCGAGCCAGCCCGGAGGCAACCTCTGCATCCCGAAGTGCTACAGCGACGCGGACTGCGGTGCCGGCTCCGCCTGCCGCGTCTGCGAGGGCGTGTGCGCCCCCGTGCGCAACTCCGGCGTGGTCATCGGCGAGCCCTGTGACGACAGCGCGCAGTGCGGCACGGGCCAGCTGTGCCTGAAGGTGAACGGCCATCCGCAGGGCTTCTGCTCGCAGACCTGCGCGGGGACGACCACGTGCTCCTGCCCCGAGGGCTCCTCCTGCCAGACGGTGGGCCCCAATCACACCACCCTGTGCGTGCGCAGCTGCACCGCGGGGACCTGTGCCTCGGGACTCCAGTGCGCTCCCTTCCCCGATGGCACCAGCGGATGCCTGCCCTCGTGCCGCACCCAGGATGACTGCCCGGGTGGCTCCACCTGCAACGCTGGCCAGTGCGTGGGGACCGGCTCGTATGACGGTGGCTCCTGCCCGCTCTGCCCGGGTCCGGGGAGCCCCGATGCCGGGACGGGTCCCATCCCGTCTCCCTCCGACAGTGGGACGGGCCCGGGTGGGCCGGCGGGCCCCGGGTGTGGCTGCCAGGGCTCCGCCGTGAACGCGCCGGGATTCCTCGGCGCCCTTGCTTTGTTCCTCGTGGCCGCCAGGAGACGCCGTTGCCAGCGCCTGTGA
- a CDS encoding cytochrome C assembly family protein has translation MNHALVSLACHAYVVAALVYLAYLVRQMGALATTGRVLVGTGLALHGVALFGLFGAQGGRPVGVAQGFSTFAFLLLAIFLVVDVRYRRPVIGAFITPLAVAVLMPGLLLDGGQPLSPDIRRPLLPLHITIALLGVAASAVAAGVATMYLLMERQVKGKRFGLLFARLPSLEFLDTLNRQLGVVGFIALSVTLVTGAFFSSAAPGFFWAWESKQIATLVAWGVFAALVGARSFGGWRGRRVALLTMTGFGLLLVCFLTSYDFTHVGGGLR, from the coding sequence ATGAACCATGCGTTGGTCTCCCTCGCCTGCCACGCCTACGTCGTCGCGGCGTTGGTCTACCTCGCCTACCTCGTCCGGCAGATGGGGGCGCTCGCCACCACGGGCCGGGTGCTGGTGGGCACGGGGCTGGCCCTGCACGGAGTGGCCCTCTTCGGGCTCTTCGGTGCCCAGGGCGGGCGTCCGGTGGGCGTCGCCCAGGGCTTCTCCACGTTCGCCTTCCTGCTGCTGGCCATCTTCCTGGTGGTGGATGTGCGCTACCGCAGGCCGGTGATCGGCGCCTTCATCACCCCCCTGGCGGTGGCGGTGCTGATGCCGGGCCTGCTGCTGGACGGGGGACAGCCGCTGAGCCCGGACATCCGCAGGCCCCTGTTGCCCCTGCACATCACCATCGCCCTGCTGGGCGTGGCCGCCTCGGCGGTGGCCGCCGGGGTGGCGACGATGTACCTGCTGATGGAGCGGCAGGTGAAGGGCAAGCGCTTCGGCCTGCTCTTCGCGCGCCTGCCGTCGCTGGAGTTCCTCGACACCCTCAACCGTCAGCTCGGGGTGGTAGGGTTCATCGCGTTGTCGGTGACGCTCGTCACCGGAGCCTTCTTCTCCAGCGCGGCGCCGGGCTTCTTCTGGGCCTGGGAGTCCAAGCAGATCGCCACGCTGGTGGCGTGGGGAGTATTCGCCGCGCTCGTGGGTGCCCGCTCTTTCGGTGGATGGCGGGGCCGGCGGGTCGCGCTGTTGACCATGACGGGGTTCGGTTTGCTGCTGGTGTGCTTCCTCACGTCGTATGACTTCACCCATGTCGGCGGAGGTCTGCGCTAG
- a CDS encoding GspE/PulE family protein, whose translation MPAPVTSPAPSRSKTDFTLSFVLDALVAQRVLTSDQAQNILAREQAARARVLKNQGVVGKDAARYEVSPVEIVAAFQVPLADNRGVLDEDRISELVARAAGLAHRKIDPLKLDMALATRTVSRPFAQKHFILPLEKGQDGRLLVAVANPFDKELFEGLHVLTGMPIEPVLSAKGDILKAIADIYGFKRTLARAADDFGANPQNVSQIGNFEQLVSLSGRQELDAADQPVVQAVDYLMRYAFDNRASDIHVEPKRTTSLVRLRIDGVLHPVYTLPAGVHAPIISRIKTLSRIDISEKRKPQDGRIKTERDGREVELRVSTLPTAFGEKVVIRVFDPETLVQDIAQLGFDPEEKSVFENWIDQPHGLILVTGPTGSGKTTTLYSALKAVAGPDVNVTTIEDPIEMVWDGFNQVQVQPKVGLDFANALRHILRQDPDVIMVGEIRDAETAENAIQAALTGHLVLSTLHTNDSIGAVARLKDLGVPPFLLAQSLIGIMAQRLMRRVCPHCAQPTTLTPDELSMLGAPIPLLPGGVRIVKGAGCIRCRGTGYWGRTGAFEIVNMSNELREFVSRGAGHHDMLEAARRGGTRTLREAAVRKLAMGLTSFDEVVRMTSAS comes from the coding sequence TTGCCAGCGCCTGTGACCTCGCCCGCTCCCTCCCGGAGCAAGACAGACTTCACCCTTTCCTTCGTCCTCGACGCGCTCGTCGCGCAGCGGGTGCTCACGTCCGACCAGGCGCAGAACATCCTGGCGCGTGAGCAGGCCGCTCGCGCCCGCGTCCTCAAGAATCAGGGCGTGGTGGGCAAGGACGCGGCGCGCTACGAGGTGTCGCCGGTGGAGATCGTCGCCGCCTTCCAGGTGCCCCTGGCGGACAACCGCGGGGTGCTCGACGAGGACCGCATCAGCGAGCTGGTGGCCCGCGCCGCCGGCCTCGCCCACCGGAAGATCGACCCGCTCAAGCTGGACATGGCGCTGGCCACCCGCACCGTGTCGCGGCCCTTCGCGCAGAAGCACTTCATCCTGCCCCTGGAGAAGGGCCAGGATGGCCGGCTGCTGGTGGCGGTGGCCAACCCCTTCGACAAGGAGCTCTTCGAGGGGCTCCACGTGCTCACCGGCATGCCCATCGAGCCGGTGCTCTCGGCGAAGGGGGACATCCTCAAGGCCATCGCGGACATCTACGGCTTCAAGCGCACGCTGGCTCGCGCCGCGGATGACTTCGGCGCCAACCCCCAGAACGTGTCGCAGATCGGCAACTTCGAGCAGCTCGTCTCGCTCAGCGGCCGGCAGGAACTGGACGCGGCGGACCAGCCCGTGGTGCAGGCGGTGGACTACCTGATGCGCTACGCGTTCGACAACCGCGCGTCGGACATCCACGTCGAGCCCAAGCGCACCACCTCGCTGGTGCGCCTGCGCATCGACGGCGTGCTGCACCCCGTGTACACGCTGCCGGCGGGCGTGCACGCGCCCATCATCTCGCGCATCAAGACGCTCTCGCGCATCGACATCTCCGAGAAGCGCAAGCCGCAGGACGGCCGCATCAAGACCGAGCGCGATGGCCGCGAGGTGGAGCTCCGCGTCTCCACCCTGCCCACCGCCTTCGGCGAGAAGGTGGTCATCCGTGTCTTCGATCCGGAGACGCTGGTGCAGGACATCGCCCAGCTCGGCTTCGATCCGGAGGAGAAGAGCGTCTTCGAGAACTGGATCGACCAGCCCCACGGCCTCATCCTCGTCACCGGCCCCACGGGCAGCGGCAAGACGACCACGCTCTACTCGGCGCTCAAGGCGGTGGCCGGTCCGGACGTGAACGTCACCACCATCGAAGACCCCATCGAGATGGTGTGGGACGGCTTCAACCAGGTGCAGGTGCAGCCCAAGGTGGGGCTCGACTTCGCCAACGCGCTGCGCCACATCCTGCGTCAGGACCCGGACGTCATCATGGTGGGAGAGATCCGCGACGCGGAGACGGCGGAGAACGCCATCCAGGCCGCGCTCACGGGCCACCTGGTGCTCTCCACGCTGCACACCAACGACTCCATCGGCGCGGTGGCGCGCTTGAAGGACCTGGGGGTGCCGCCCTTCCTGCTGGCCCAGAGCCTCATCGGCATCATGGCCCAGCGTCTGATGCGGCGGGTGTGCCCGCACTGCGCGCAGCCGACGACGCTCACGCCGGACGAGCTGAGCATGCTGGGCGCGCCCATCCCGCTGCTGCCGGGTGGGGTGCGCATCGTCAAGGGCGCCGGGTGCATCCGCTGCCGCGGCACCGGGTACTGGGGCCGCACGGGCGCCTTCGAGATCGTCAACATGTCCAACGAGCTGCGCGAGTTCGTCTCCCGCGGCGCCGGGCACCACGACATGTTGGAGGCGGCGCGCCGGGGTGGCACGCGCACCCTGCGCGAGGCGGCGGTGCGCAAGCTGGCCATGGGCCTCACCTCCTTCGACGAGGTGGTGCGCATGACCTCCGCGTCGTGA
- the hemA gene encoding glutamyl-tRNA reductase, which yields MDFLCIGLSHRTAPLSVRERLALPESQQVDLLQRLAQSPNEALLVSTCNRVELYLAAPDVNRARESALNELQSLGGPEALEHLYEHRGEAALVHLFRVAASLDSMVLGEAQILGQVKDAFERGQGAGAVRGELTRVCGAAFGCAKRVRTETAIGRAATSMASAAVALASKVFDGLGDKTVLLVGAGEMAELAARHLKQAGATRVFVANRTLARAEALAAEVGATARPFEELFSLLTAADVVVCSTASPVPIFTKENVAAVARARKHRTLFMVDLAVPRDIAPEVGELDWVHAYDVDDIQKFVAENAAARAEEAQKAGVLVAQEVARFARDRAVRNGVPVLAQLRQRGEAIARAEVERTLSTIGEGLSDKQRKSIEAMARAIVNKLLHEPTARLRAVGPEHEGNRLAGAAAELFGLDEVPVSGGQVNGPNVVANGGKG from the coding sequence ATGGACTTCCTGTGCATCGGTCTATCGCACCGGACCGCGCCGCTGTCCGTCCGTGAGCGGCTCGCGCTGCCGGAGTCCCAGCAGGTGGATCTGCTACAGCGGCTGGCCCAGTCGCCCAACGAGGCGCTGCTCGTCTCCACCTGCAACCGGGTGGAGCTGTACCTGGCGGCGCCGGATGTGAACCGGGCCCGCGAGAGCGCCTTGAACGAGCTGCAGTCGCTCGGGGGTCCGGAGGCGCTGGAGCACCTCTACGAGCACCGCGGCGAGGCCGCGCTGGTCCACCTCTTCCGGGTGGCGGCCAGCCTGGACTCCATGGTGTTGGGAGAGGCGCAGATCCTCGGCCAGGTGAAGGACGCCTTCGAGCGGGGCCAGGGGGCGGGCGCGGTGCGCGGCGAGCTGACACGCGTGTGCGGCGCGGCCTTTGGCTGCGCCAAGCGGGTGCGCACCGAGACGGCCATCGGCCGGGCCGCCACCTCCATGGCCAGCGCCGCCGTGGCGCTCGCGAGCAAGGTGTTCGACGGGCTGGGAGACAAGACGGTGCTGCTGGTGGGCGCGGGCGAGATGGCGGAGCTGGCCGCGCGGCACCTGAAGCAGGCGGGCGCCACCCGCGTCTTCGTGGCCAACCGCACCCTGGCGCGCGCCGAGGCGCTCGCGGCCGAGGTGGGAGCCACGGCGCGTCCCTTCGAGGAGCTGTTCTCGCTGCTCACCGCGGCGGACGTGGTGGTGTGCAGCACGGCCTCGCCCGTGCCCATCTTCACCAAGGAGAACGTGGCCGCGGTGGCCAGGGCCCGCAAGCACCGGACGCTCTTCATGGTGGACCTGGCGGTGCCCCGCGACATCGCCCCCGAGGTGGGGGAGCTGGACTGGGTGCACGCCTACGACGTGGACGACATCCAGAAGTTCGTCGCGGAGAACGCCGCCGCCCGCGCCGAGGAGGCGCAGAAGGCCGGCGTGCTGGTGGCCCAGGAGGTGGCGCGCTTCGCGCGGGACCGGGCGGTGCGCAACGGCGTGCCGGTGCTCGCCCAGCTGCGCCAGCGGGGCGAGGCCATCGCCCGCGCGGAGGTGGAGCGCACCCTGTCCACCATCGGCGAGGGCCTCTCCGACAAGCAACGCAAGAGCATCGAGGCCATGGCCCGCGCCATCGTCAACAAGCTGTTGCACGAGCCCACGGCCCGGTTGCGGGCGGTGGGTCCCGAGCACGAGGGCAACCGGCTGGCGGGAGCCGCCGCCGAGCTCTTCGGGCTCGATGAGGTGCCCGTGTCCGGCGGGCAGGTGAACGGCCCCAACGTGGTGGCCAACGGAGGCAAGGGATGA